Proteins from a single region of Thermosipho japonicus:
- a CDS encoding ABC transporter permease, producing the protein MTAYIIRRLLLLPLILFGVTLIIFSFTEILGPEKMISAYVNPNLFDKLSNEEIDKLIEKYGLKDPMWTRYFKWLGGVLKGDLGWSVTAKQPVADAIKERIPYTIELALYAFIPVIAVGIWLGVTAAVNRDKFIDHFIRIFAIVGWSLPDFVFGLIILMIFYSVLGWFPPGTLSDWADSIVKSDSFHKITHLLTIDSLLNGRLDIFWDALRHLIGPILTISWLWWAYLLRITRSSMLEVLGKEYVRTARAKGVPEKEVIHKHAKKNAMIPVVTVAGAMVIGLLAGTVIVEVIFNRIGMGRFTAQAATQLDYAAILGSTLFYSTLLVVGNLIIDILYAILDPRIRLG; encoded by the coding sequence TTGACGGCGTATATTATTCGGAGACTTTTGCTACTTCCACTGATTTTGTTTGGTGTTACTTTGATAATATTTAGTTTTACAGAGATCTTAGGCCCTGAAAAAATGATTTCAGCATACGTTAATCCAAATCTTTTTGATAAGCTATCAAATGAGGAAATTGATAAATTAATTGAAAAATATGGATTAAAAGATCCAATGTGGACAAGATATTTTAAATGGCTTGGTGGAGTTTTAAAAGGAGATCTAGGTTGGTCTGTTACGGCAAAACAACCAGTTGCTGATGCTATTAAAGAAAGAATTCCTTATACGATTGAGCTTGCACTATATGCATTTATACCGGTTATTGCTGTTGGTATTTGGTTAGGTGTTACTGCTGCGGTTAATAGAGACAAGTTTATAGATCATTTTATAAGGATTTTTGCAATAGTTGGATGGTCACTTCCAGATTTCGTATTCGGATTGATAATATTGATGATTTTCTATTCAGTTCTTGGATGGTTTCCACCAGGAACTTTGAGTGATTGGGCAGATTCAATTGTAAAATCAGATAGTTTTCATAAGATAACACATCTATTAACAATTGACTCATTATTAAATGGTAGGCTTGATATTTTCTGGGATGCATTGAGACACTTAATTGGACCTATTCTAACAATTTCTTGGCTTTGGTGGGCGTATTTGTTAAGAATTACAAGATCGAGTATGCTTGAAGTTCTTGGTAAAGAATATGTTAGAACGGCTAGGGCAAAAGGAGTTCCTGAAAAAGAAGTTATACACAAACATGCCAAAAAGAATGCGATGATTCCTGTTGTAACTGTAGCAGGAGCGATGGTTATTGGCTTGCTTGCAGGAACTGTTATTGTTGAAGTTATATTTAATAGAATCGGTATGGGAAGATTTACAGCTCAGGCAGCAACTCAGCTTGATTATGCAGCAATTTTAGGTAGTACTTTATTTTATTCAACATTGCTTGTGGTTGGAAATTTAATAATCGATATACTATACGCAATATTAGACCCAAGAATCAGACTAGGTTAA
- the uvrC gene encoding excinuclease ABC subunit UvrC — translation MLDKSVLYNVSEKPGVYIFKNGSEYIYIGKAKNLKRRLSSHFSFKEEKSRLIIEESNSLEVIVVKNEKEALLLEATLIFKHKPKYNIMLKEGERYPYIRISDDEYPYVEVTRSRKSSGIFFGPFTNITFTRLLLEILQKIFGFRTCKKDLSKIKKPCIEYHLKTCLAPCRFENKNIYMSAINNLKKVLSGDFEFVKDYIEQKMNYHSKMLDFENAAKYRDLLLSFEKLLNTQGVILKDKRCVDYIAYSKGVFLVLKVRGGVLLSKLFYEANLSFEEFLYQFYYGMKSDLPTKIVTFESNNLNKIEFDIPINVSLDDSDRYLLEIAYENLKEHFKAKRLRKDTLKKIKEILGLKKIPYRIEGTDISHRNGKFTVASLVVFENGVPKPEEYRRYKLGDILDDFESIRMFVRKRYTKHEVPDLIFVDGGRGQVNAAIEAFNELGLNVDVIGIAKKEEIIVTKNKEFKLKENDEVLRTLIAIRDETHRVANSFSGSLKLKNYTLSKLDDIPGIGPKRKKLLLKKYKSIENIKMAPLDELSKIVGKKIALRLKEYL, via the coding sequence ATGTTAGACAAAAGTGTTTTATATAACGTTAGTGAAAAACCTGGAGTGTATATCTTTAAGAATGGAAGTGAATATATTTATATTGGAAAAGCAAAAAATTTAAAAAGAAGGCTTAGTTCACATTTTTCATTTAAAGAAGAAAAGAGTAGGCTAATTATTGAGGAATCAAATAGTCTAGAAGTTATTGTTGTAAAAAATGAAAAAGAGGCATTATTATTAGAAGCTACCTTAATATTTAAACATAAACCAAAGTATAACATAATGCTAAAAGAAGGTGAACGATATCCATATATTAGGATATCAGATGATGAATATCCGTATGTTGAAGTTACAAGAAGTAGGAAAAGTTCAGGAATATTTTTTGGCCCTTTTACTAATATAACTTTTACAAGATTATTGTTAGAGATTTTACAAAAAATTTTTGGTTTTAGAACTTGCAAAAAAGATTTATCTAAAATTAAGAAACCTTGTATTGAATACCATTTAAAAACATGTTTAGCACCATGTAGATTTGAAAATAAAAATATTTATATGTCAGCAATAAATAATTTGAAAAAGGTTTTATCAGGAGATTTTGAATTTGTAAAAGACTACATTGAACAAAAGATGAATTATCATTCTAAAATGCTTGATTTTGAAAATGCTGCTAAATATAGAGATTTGTTATTATCATTTGAAAAACTGTTAAACACACAAGGTGTGATTTTAAAAGATAAAAGATGTGTTGACTATATTGCATATTCAAAAGGAGTTTTTTTAGTTTTAAAGGTTCGTGGTGGAGTTTTATTATCAAAGCTTTTTTATGAAGCAAATTTATCATTTGAAGAATTTTTATATCAATTTTACTATGGAATGAAAAGTGATTTACCAACAAAAATAGTTACATTCGAAAGTAATAATTTAAATAAAATAGAGTTTGATATACCTATAAATGTTTCTTTAGATGATAGTGATAGATATTTACTTGAAATAGCATATGAAAATTTAAAGGAACATTTCAAAGCAAAAAGGCTGAGAAAAGATACTTTAAAAAAGATTAAAGAAATATTAGGGTTGAAAAAGATTCCATATAGAATTGAAGGGACAGATATTTCTCACAGAAATGGAAAATTTACAGTTGCATCTTTGGTAGTATTTGAAAATGGAGTACCAAAGCCAGAAGAATATAGAAGGTATAAACTTGGTGATATTTTGGATGATTTTGAAAGTATCAGGATGTTTGTAAGGAAAAGATATACAAAACATGAAGTACCTGATCTTATTTTTGTAGATGGAGGAAGAGGACAGGTCAATGCTGCAATTGAAGCATTTAATGAATTGGGACTAAATGTTGATGTAATTGGTATTGCTAAAAAGGAAGAAATAATTGTTACAAAAAATAAAGAATTTAAATTGAAAGAAAATGATGAAGTTTTGCGTACTTTAATAGCAATACGTGATGAAACACATAGAGTGGCAAATAGTTTTAGTGGTAGCTTAAAGTTAAAAAATTATACATTAAGCAAGCTAGACGATATTCCAGGAATTGGACCAAAAAGGAAAAAATTACTGCTTAAAAAGTATAAAAGTATAGAAAATATAAAAATGGCACCTCTTGATGAACTTTCGAAGATAGTTGGTAAAAAGATAGCGTTACGTTTAAAGGAATATTTGTAA
- the gcvH gene encoding glycine cleavage system protein GcvH codes for MKKFTKTHEWVDENGYVGISSHAQEELGDIVYVDLPEVGKEVKKGDVLLSIESVKAASDVYAPVSGKIVEINSELDARPELVNEDAEGQGWLVKIEISNPSELDELMTEEEYKEFLSSEGDN; via the coding sequence ATGAAAAAATTTACAAAAACTCATGAATGGGTAGATGAAAACGGGTATGTTGGAATAAGTTCGCATGCACAAGAAGAGCTTGGAGATATTGTTTATGTTGATTTGCCAGAAGTTGGTAAAGAAGTTAAAAAAGGTGATGTTTTGTTATCAATAGAAAGTGTTAAAGCAGCAAGTGATGTTTATGCACCAGTTAGCGGAAAAATTGTAGAAATAAATAGTGAGCTTGATGCAAGGCCAGAACTTGTTAATGAAGATGCTGAAGGTCAAGGATGGTTGGTAAAAATTGAAATTTCAAATCCTTCAGAGCTTGATGAATTGATGACAGAGGAAGAATATAAGGAATTTCTTAGCAGTGAAGGTGATAATTAA
- a CDS encoding thioredoxin domain-containing protein yields MKIEYFKNDKCNVCKAMLPKIQTIAKNFDIDIEVIDIIENPSYPAQKLVFTVPTVIILDEEFEIKRFARNFSISEVINTIERYLEISKK; encoded by the coding sequence ATGAAGATAGAATACTTTAAGAACGACAAATGCAATGTATGTAAAGCTATGCTTCCCAAAATCCAAACTATAGCAAAAAACTTTGATATTGATATTGAGGTAATTGACATTATAGAAAATCCTTCTTATCCAGCTCAAAAACTAGTATTTACAGTACCAACAGTAATAATATTGGATGAAGAATTTGAAATTAAACGATTTGCAAGAAATTTTAGTATTAGTGAGGTAATAAATACAATTGAAAGATACCTAGAAATAAGTAAAAAATAA
- the feoB gene encoding ferrous iron transport protein B produces MVVTVALVGNPNVGKTSIFNRLVGARQYVANWPGVTVSKIEGATEWKGNTLHFIDLPGTYSLSSKSIDEKVTRDFLFFSPPNVTLLIADSLNPEQSFYLLIETLEITKSVILVMNSYDEIKRQKIKIDKYELQKHFGVPVVFTSAKTGEGISELKDMIVDIAKGKKIKNVIFDYKEYEKIIVDIEDQIPDDLFKNKRYAALKYLEGDEYFVSKLENIVKIDNTIKEKAMSQIPKIRYEYVKYVIKEAYSGNKIEYIKTLNDKIDHILTHKIFGIPILVAIMYIIFKFTFDVVQPLSDILDYSFSQLADYVKSFGDGLFTSLIADGLIGGVGGILVFVPNIFALFFALGILEETGYLPRAAFVLDRIMYKMKLSGRSFMSLLLGFGCNVPSIMTARGLPDEKERLGTILSAPFISCSARLPVYMMIISIFFPRYKAEVLFSIYAISILVTAFTAFFVNKVFFKGESVPLVMELPRYRIPTIRNIAIYMWNKGSHFLKKAGTIILIASILVWGLTYFPNKGDVETSYASYIGKALEYILRPLGFDWKIGTALFFGGVAKEVIVSTMSMLYGFAEGDMVSAKIALGASLNSVNAYAFLVFVMLYIPCFATIAAIKSETGSWKWVAFSVIYSFLIAYILSFIFLNVGKLIIG; encoded by the coding sequence ATGGTTGTGACCGTAGCTTTAGTTGGAAATCCAAATGTTGGTAAAACAAGTATTTTTAATAGGCTTGTCGGTGCAAGGCAATATGTTGCAAATTGGCCCGGAGTTACTGTAAGTAAAATTGAGGGTGCAACCGAATGGAAAGGAAATACGTTACATTTTATAGATCTCCCTGGAACGTATTCATTGTCATCAAAATCGATTGATGAAAAGGTTACTCGAGATTTTTTATTTTTTTCACCTCCAAATGTGACTTTATTAATAGCTGATTCTTTAAATCCTGAACAAAGTTTTTATCTCTTAATAGAAACCTTGGAGATTACAAAAAGCGTAATCTTAGTTATGAATTCTTATGATGAAATTAAAAGGCAAAAGATAAAAATTGATAAGTATGAACTTCAAAAACATTTTGGAGTCCCTGTGGTTTTTACTTCCGCAAAAACTGGAGAAGGAATTAGTGAGTTAAAAGATATGATAGTTGATATAGCAAAAGGTAAAAAAATTAAAAATGTTATTTTTGATTATAAAGAATATGAAAAGATAATTGTAGATATTGAAGATCAAATTCCAGATGATTTATTTAAAAATAAAAGATATGCAGCTCTTAAATATTTAGAAGGAGATGAATATTTTGTTAGTAAACTTGAAAATATAGTAAAAATTGATAATACTATTAAAGAGAAGGCAATGAGCCAAATTCCAAAAATAAGATATGAATATGTAAAATATGTAATAAAGGAAGCCTATTCAGGAAACAAAATTGAGTATATAAAGACCTTAAATGATAAGATAGACCATATTTTAACACACAAAATATTTGGTATTCCAATTTTAGTAGCTATTATGTATATAATATTTAAATTTACTTTTGATGTTGTACAGCCATTGTCTGATATATTGGATTATTCTTTTAGTCAACTTGCAGATTATGTAAAATCTTTTGGTGATGGTTTATTCACTTCGTTAATTGCGGATGGTTTAATTGGTGGTGTTGGTGGCATTTTAGTATTTGTTCCTAATATTTTTGCATTGTTTTTTGCGTTAGGTATTTTAGAAGAGACAGGATATTTGCCCAGAGCAGCATTTGTATTGGATAGAATAATGTATAAAATGAAACTTTCTGGAAGATCATTTATGTCTTTACTGTTAGGTTTTGGGTGTAATGTTCCATCTATCATGACTGCAAGAGGATTACCAGATGAGAAAGAAAGATTGGGAACTATACTTTCTGCGCCATTTATTTCATGTAGTGCGAGATTACCAGTTTATATGATGATAATCAGTATATTTTTTCCAAGATATAAAGCTGAGGTTTTGTTTAGTATTTATGCTATAAGTATTTTGGTTACAGCTTTTACGGCTTTTTTTGTCAATAAAGTATTTTTCAAGGGTGAAAGTGTGCCATTAGTAATGGAATTGCCAAGGTATAGAATACCTACAATTAGAAATATAGCAATTTATATGTGGAATAAAGGAAGTCATTTTTTAAAGAAGGCAGGAACAATAATTCTAATTGCAAGCATTTTAGTTTGGGGACTTACATATTTTCCAAATAAAGGAGATGTTGAAACAAGTTATGCATCATATATTGGAAAAGCTCTAGAATATATTTTAAGACCTTTAGGCTTTGATTGGAAAATTGGAACAGCATTATTTTTTGGAGGTGTAGCTAAAGAAGTAATAGTTTCCACTATGTCTATGTTATATGGATTTGCAGAGGGAGATATGGTTAGTGCAAAAATTGCTCTTGGTGCGTCTTTAAATAGTGTAAATGCTTATGCGTTTTTAGTTTTTGTAATGTTATATATTCCTTGTTTTGCAACAATTGCGGCCATAAAAAGTGAAACTGGAAGTTGGAAGTGGGTTGCTTTTTCTGTAATATATAGTTTTTTGATAGCATATATATTGTCCTTTATCTTCTTAAATGTAGGAAAATTAATTATAGGCTAA
- a CDS encoding FeoA family protein gives MTLDKIPECVKVKIVSIKDSKIKNRLLGLGLIPESIIEVVRASPMGDPRMYRVFNKLISMRNSEASTIEVELLDDLIPLSLANDGEYEVVKFCGGRRFLYKVSRLGILQGKIIQVKNGEIFLDNSKIHLGEGMKNKIILRRI, from the coding sequence TTGACTTTAGATAAAATACCGGAATGTGTAAAAGTGAAAATTGTATCAATCAAAGATTCTAAAATTAAAAACAGACTTTTGGGTTTGGGATTAATTCCTGAAAGTATAATAGAAGTTGTTAGGGCCTCTCCTATGGGAGATCCAAGAATGTACAGAGTTTTTAATAAATTAATATCTATGAGAAATTCAGAGGCTTCTACTATTGAAGTTGAATTGTTAGATGATTTAATTCCATTATCTTTAGCAAATGATGGTGAATATGAAGTTGTTAAATTTTGTGGAGGAAGAAGATTTTTATATAAGGTTAGTAGATTGGGGATTTTGCAAGGAAAAATTATTCAAGTGAAAAATGGTGAAATTTTTTTGGATAATAGTAAAATTCATTTAGGTGAGGGGATGAAAAACAAAATAATATTAAGGAGGATCTGA
- a CDS encoding ComEA family DNA-binding protein, producing the protein MQALFYGEILNSKIKYFKEFIIIFTLFIIISSVLFHEKQYNNVTSKEIKRNYESQRIDLNKAGFEQLMSLPGIGAVKAKEIISYRQVHGNFNSIDDLINVTGIGPSTLEKIRDYLIVSKTNEVQVNENNEFKKININEANGKQLEKLPGIGPTKAKRIIEYREKNGKFKSLDELLNVNGIGPKTLKKIKNYLAF; encoded by the coding sequence ATGCAAGCTTTGTTTTATGGTGAGATTTTGAATAGCAAGATAAAATATTTTAAAGAATTTATAATTATATTCACACTTTTTATTATAATAAGTTCAGTTTTATTTCATGAAAAACAATATAATAATGTAACTAGTAAGGAAATTAAGAGGAACTATGAATCACAAAGAATAGATCTTAACAAGGCAGGTTTTGAGCAGTTAATGAGCCTTCCTGGGATTGGAGCAGTAAAAGCAAAAGAAATTATTTCCTACAGACAAGTGCATGGAAATTTTAATTCAATTGATGATTTAATAAATGTTACTGGAATTGGTCCATCAACACTTGAAAAAATAAGAGATTATCTGATTGTTTCTAAAACAAATGAGGTGCAAGTTAATGAGAATAATGAATTTAAAAAGATAAATATTAATGAAGCTAATGGAAAACAGCTTGAGAAATTACCAGGAATTGGCCCTACAAAAGCAAAAAGAATAATTGAGTATAGAGAAAAAAATGGTAAGTTTAAGTCTTTAGATGAACTTCTAAATGTTAATGGAATAGGTCCGAAAACACTCAAAAAGATTAAAAATTATTTAGCGTTTTGA
- the amrB gene encoding AmmeMemoRadiSam system protein B, translating into MEREMYYADKFYSRNSELLIKFFNQFCKAKEIKNTNTNFGLILPHAGYVYSGKTALYAICKALDFGKTERIIIIGTNHTGIAGNICSLWPRGRWNTPFGYVEIDEELNNYLLKNEIFEENYKAHILEHSIEVLLPILKYYFGSFKFVPIIYNYQSYENTIKIVELLKKIDLKNTLLVASSDFNHYESHEITLRKDEKLIEKILERDIEGIYSLRESISACGIGPMSVVTMYFDNVKLVYHTTSAEYSKDYSFTVGYASFVLW; encoded by the coding sequence ATGGAAAGAGAAATGTACTATGCTGATAAATTTTATTCTAGAAATTCTGAATTATTAATAAAATTTTTTAACCAATTTTGCAAAGCAAAAGAAATTAAAAATACAAATACTAATTTTGGTTTAATTTTGCCTCATGCAGGATACGTTTATAGTGGTAAAACGGCTTTGTATGCAATATGTAAAGCTTTGGATTTTGGAAAGACTGAAAGAATAATTATCATTGGAACAAATCATACTGGAATTGCTGGAAATATTTGTTCATTATGGCCAAGAGGAAGATGGAATACTCCCTTTGGATATGTTGAGATTGACGAAGAATTAAATAATTATTTGTTAAAAAATGAAATTTTTGAAGAGAACTATAAAGCTCATATATTAGAGCATTCAATTGAAGTTTTATTGCCGATTTTAAAATATTATTTTGGTAGCTTTAAATTTGTACCGATTATTTATAATTATCAATCTTATGAAAACACAATAAAGATAGTTGAATTATTAAAAAAGATAGATTTAAAAAATACTCTTTTGGTTGCTTCATCTGATTTTAATCATTACGAGTCTCATGAAATCACTCTTAGAAAAGATGAAAAATTAATTGAAAAGATATTAGAAAGAGATATAGAAGGAATTTATTCACTGAGAGAATCAATTAGTGCTTGCGGAATAGGGCCAATGTCAGTTGTAACAATGTATTTTGATAATGTAAAGCTTGTATATCACACAACTAGTGCAGAATATTCAAAGGATTATTCCTTTACTGTAGGGTATGCAAGCTTTGTTTTATGGTGA